A single region of the Chitinophaga niabensis genome encodes:
- a CDS encoding TonB-dependent receptor has translation MKLSLFIILFTASQVNASKVFSQTITVSFEQVELRTVLNAIEKKAKIRFLYNYDLSGLSKKMDFSVKNAKVSEALSKLLENSGLRFHDMGNNLIVISPEKSWAAAGNAQQVTVTGLVTDDKNEALPGVSINVKGTSIGTATNESGHFSLNVPSANDTLLFSYIGFAPQEQALAGRTTLNVTLVAVSRNLNDVVVVGYGTQKKQNVTGAIASVPMHEIGDMPVSNVATALQGKIPGVVIQQNSGSPGRTPAIKVRGFGSITAGTSPLIVVDGNIVSASVFGLLDAEEIDKIDVLKDASSAAIYGSRGSNGVIMVTTKKGRSGKTRMNLNVYTGFQQVTKKLDVLSSQEYAEFAKDAANNAYLDNVAGAQISDPNTARPSNFLRYRYPRGDLYAWLNFDDPAKVAALPDHNYQDLIFRTAPIQSYQFSVGGGSENAQYSVSAGYLTQDGIIKKSAMDRYTLRANVAIKAAPKLTIGININPSYIVTQEVRTDGHWADNGIINAALNTMPMAPIYKADGSYSSMAELAAPYNLPGITNPVANITEYNSEFNQTNLLSNAYAEYAFLPNLKYRVSGNANLYQNRRNAYTTSKMPLNQQLPPTAATGSAFSEQGLSWLVNQVLSYNVSFRDVHNIEALVGTESNKVQYQSSNAAGNTFANDIVQTLNAAGQPASVSSQKTENATVSYFARVGYNYKGKYLFNVSVRRDGSSVFGPDNRFGTFPAASVGWRVTEEPFMQKLPVLSELKLRASYGLSGNNSFGNYPYTGNVGTTNYSFYNNVSTGLAISTLSNSALSWELNQQLDLGVDIGLLKNRISLTVDYYERITKDLLLSVNVPTLTGFSSANKNIGRMSNKGFEFGVNSYNLTGAFTWNTSANLSFNRNKVLALGPTGDRILSGSGVGETNVTMIGEPIGSFFGYKQLGIFKDAADLNTNPHDNTTRPGDVKYEDVNGDKIIDARDRTLIGNNQPDFIYGMNNSFSYKNIDLSISIQGTQGGQILNLSRRFFDNLEGGGNNLSIALDRWRSPQNPGNGKVPRANARTTGNNNAVSSRWVEDGSYLRIQNISLGYKLPKSVINRLKLEQVRIYASAQNLYTWTNYTNFNPEVSNYEGALTGGVDYGSYPLARTVTFGINVGF, from the coding sequence ATGAAGCTTTCCTTGTTCATTATTCTTTTTACGGCTTCCCAGGTCAATGCATCGAAAGTATTCAGCCAGACCATAACGGTCAGTTTTGAACAGGTTGAACTACGCACTGTTCTGAATGCAATTGAGAAAAAGGCCAAGATTAGATTTCTGTATAATTACGACCTCAGCGGGTTATCCAAAAAGATGGATTTCTCCGTAAAGAATGCAAAGGTTTCTGAAGCCCTCAGTAAGTTACTGGAGAACTCAGGCCTGCGTTTCCACGACATGGGGAATAACCTGATCGTTATTTCACCTGAAAAGAGCTGGGCGGCTGCAGGCAATGCCCAGCAGGTTACTGTTACCGGGTTGGTAACGGATGATAAGAATGAAGCGCTGCCGGGTGTGAGCATTAACGTAAAAGGAACGTCCATTGGCACCGCTACTAATGAGAGCGGGCATTTTTCGCTGAATGTTCCCTCAGCCAATGATACCTTATTGTTTAGCTATATTGGATTTGCGCCACAGGAGCAGGCCCTTGCTGGCAGAACAACGCTTAATGTAACGTTGGTAGCGGTTTCCAGGAACCTCAACGATGTGGTGGTGGTAGGATATGGTACACAAAAGAAGCAAAATGTTACCGGTGCTATTGCTTCAGTTCCAATGCATGAGATCGGTGACATGCCGGTGTCCAACGTTGCTACAGCCCTGCAGGGTAAAATACCCGGCGTGGTGATACAACAGAATTCCGGAAGCCCCGGAAGAACTCCTGCCATTAAGGTAAGGGGCTTTGGTTCTATTACGGCAGGAACGAGCCCGCTGATAGTAGTGGATGGTAATATCGTTTCAGCATCTGTATTCGGCTTACTGGATGCAGAAGAGATTGACAAGATAGATGTGCTGAAAGATGCATCCTCGGCAGCTATCTATGGTTCCCGTGGTTCCAATGGGGTAATCATGGTCACCACAAAAAAAGGCAGGAGCGGTAAAACACGCATGAACCTGAATGTATACACCGGCTTTCAGCAGGTAACTAAAAAGCTGGATGTATTAAGTTCACAGGAATATGCAGAGTTTGCCAAAGATGCGGCCAACAATGCTTACCTGGACAATGTAGCCGGTGCACAGATCTCAGACCCCAACACTGCAAGACCTTCCAATTTCCTGCGTTACCGTTATCCACGCGGAGATCTTTATGCCTGGCTTAACTTTGATGATCCTGCAAAAGTGGCGGCATTACCGGATCACAACTACCAGGACCTCATTTTCCGCACAGCCCCTATCCAAAGCTATCAGTTCTCTGTTGGTGGTGGTTCTGAAAATGCGCAGTATTCTGTGAGTGCAGGTTACCTGACGCAGGATGGTATCATCAAAAAATCAGCAATGGACCGTTATACCCTTCGGGCAAACGTAGCTATTAAAGCAGCGCCTAAATTGACTATTGGGATTAACATCAACCCTTCTTATATAGTAACGCAGGAAGTAAGGACAGACGGGCACTGGGCGGATAATGGCATCATCAATGCCGCGCTCAATACCATGCCAATGGCTCCTATCTATAAGGCAGACGGCAGCTATTCTTCCATGGCAGAACTGGCAGCTCCATATAACCTGCCGGGCATTACCAATCCTGTTGCCAATATCACGGAATACAATAGCGAGTTTAATCAAACCAACCTGTTGTCTAACGCTTACGCAGAGTACGCATTCCTGCCGAACCTGAAATACAGGGTTTCCGGCAATGCCAATCTTTACCAGAACAGGAGGAATGCATATACTACCTCAAAAATGCCGTTAAACCAGCAATTGCCGCCAACGGCTGCAACAGGAAGCGCATTTTCTGAACAGGGATTAAGCTGGCTGGTTAACCAGGTATTGAGCTACAATGTCTCTTTCAGAGATGTACACAATATAGAAGCACTGGTGGGTACAGAATCCAATAAGGTGCAATACCAGTCTTCCAATGCAGCGGGCAATACCTTTGCCAATGATATTGTGCAAACACTGAATGCTGCAGGGCAACCGGCATCCGTGTCTTCCCAGAAAACAGAAAATGCAACAGTTTCCTACTTTGCCAGGGTTGGGTATAATTATAAAGGCAAATACCTGTTCAATGTATCCGTTCGCCGCGATGGTTCCTCTGTGTTTGGGCCTGATAACAGGTTTGGTACCTTCCCTGCTGCCTCTGTTGGCTGGAGAGTAACGGAAGAACCCTTTATGCAAAAATTGCCTGTGCTGTCCGAACTGAAGTTGCGGGCCAGCTATGGTCTTTCCGGTAATAATTCATTCGGTAATTATCCCTACACGGGAAATGTAGGCACTACCAACTATAGCTTTTACAACAATGTGTCCACCGGCCTTGCCATCAGCACGCTCAGCAATTCCGCGCTGAGCTGGGAACTCAACCAGCAACTGGACCTTGGTGTGGACATAGGCCTGCTAAAGAACAGGATCTCTCTTACTGTTGACTATTACGAACGCATCACCAAGGACCTGTTACTTTCTGTAAATGTGCCTACGCTTACCGGTTTTAGTTCCGCGAATAAGAATATTGGCAGAATGAGCAATAAAGGCTTCGAGTTTGGTGTGAACAGTTATAATCTTACCGGAGCTTTTACCTGGAATACAAGTGCCAACCTGTCTTTCAACAGGAACAAAGTGCTGGCGCTGGGGCCAACAGGAGACCGCATCCTGAGTGGCAGCGGTGTGGGAGAAACAAATGTGACAATGATAGGCGAACCTATCGGCAGCTTTTTCGGATACAAACAACTGGGTATATTTAAAGATGCAGCAGACCTGAATACCAATCCTCATGATAATACCACCAGGCCGGGAGATGTGAAATATGAAGATGTGAACGGAGATAAGATAATTGATGCCAGGGACAGGACGCTCATTGGTAATAACCAGCCTGACTTCATTTACGGTATGAACAACTCTTTCTCCTATAAGAACATTGATCTCAGCATTTCCATACAGGGTACACAGGGAGGGCAGATACTCAACCTCAGCCGTCGCTTTTTTGATAACCTGGAAGGCGGAGGTAACAATCTAAGTATAGCACTGGACCGCTGGCGTTCCCCGCAGAATCCCGGCAACGGTAAAGTGCCAAGGGCCAATGCGCGTACAACGGGTAATAACAATGCTGTTTCTTCACGCTGGGTAGAAGATGGTTCCTACCTCCGTATTCAGAACATAAGCCTGGGTTATAAACTGCCAAAGTCGGTTATCAATCGTCTTAAACTGGAGCAGGTAAGGATCTACGCTTCCGCGCAGAACCTTTATACCTGGACGAACTATACGAATTTCAATCCGGAAGTAAGTAACTATGAAGGAGCACTTACAGGCGGTGTTGACTATGGCAGCTATCCGCTGGCAAGAACAGTCACTTTTGGCATCAATGTAGGGTTCTAA
- a CDS encoding FecR family protein gives MHKERIAQLIARKLSGEASPEEIKELDTLFKEYPEDAYFLSILTDYWTSPVSSIADEDADPEAHFRHILNSAASETEEPELVPEPIYNGRPLYIRNILAIAAVLAGLIFFSWLYTRSQPGAPELSRIETIAKPGAKSRLLLPDGSVVWLNSGSRISYPANFTDTLREVELEGEAYFDVAKDAKRPFVVLTRDINIKVLGTVFNVKCYPEDNKTEATLVRGLVQVSKTGGRDQEVLLLHPHEKVVINRVQESVSSNTGIAAPKTMIIKQLKESMKDTSMAEIAWVYNKLIFDGEDFREMSAEIERWYNVKIVINDSTVAGYRFHAKFENESITEVLSALRLSLPFTFKINNNEVNIYK, from the coding sequence ATGCATAAAGAAAGGATTGCGCAATTAATTGCCAGAAAATTATCCGGAGAAGCGTCTCCCGAAGAAATAAAGGAACTGGATACCCTTTTTAAGGAGTATCCGGAGGATGCCTATTTTCTTTCCATCTTAACGGATTACTGGACCAGCCCTGTTTCTTCCATTGCTGACGAAGATGCAGATCCCGAAGCCCATTTCCGCCATATCCTCAACTCCGCAGCCAGCGAAACGGAGGAGCCTGAACTTGTTCCGGAACCCATATATAATGGCCGTCCGCTTTATATACGTAACATCCTTGCTATAGCCGCTGTTCTTGCCGGGCTGATCTTTTTCTCCTGGTTGTACACAAGAAGCCAGCCAGGTGCGCCGGAGCTGTCCCGTATAGAAACCATCGCCAAACCAGGGGCTAAATCCAGGTTATTACTCCCTGATGGCAGTGTTGTATGGCTTAATTCAGGCAGCCGGATCAGCTACCCTGCAAATTTTACGGATACCCTGCGGGAAGTGGAACTGGAGGGAGAGGCCTACTTTGATGTAGCTAAAGATGCCAAACGCCCTTTTGTTGTTCTTACACGGGACATTAATATAAAGGTATTGGGCACCGTTTTCAATGTGAAGTGTTACCCGGAAGACAATAAAACAGAGGCCACCCTGGTCAGGGGCCTGGTACAGGTATCAAAAACGGGGGGCAGGGACCAGGAAGTACTGTTGCTTCATCCACATGAAAAAGTAGTGATAAACAGGGTGCAGGAGAGCGTTTCCTCCAATACAGGCATTGCTGCCCCGAAAACCATGATCATAAAACAGCTTAAGGAAAGCATGAAGGACACCTCCATGGCGGAAATAGCCTGGGTATACAATAAATTGATCTTTGACGGAGAGGATTTCCGGGAAATGTCGGCCGAAATAGAAAGATGGTACAATGTAAAAATAGTTATTAATGATTCCACGGTAGCGGGTTACAGGTTCCACGCAAAATTTGAGAATGAAAGTATCACTGAAGTACTGTCTGCCCTGCGGCTTTCGCTGCCTTTCACATTTAAAATCAACAATAATGAGGTAAACATCTACAAGTAA
- a CDS encoding RNA polymerase sigma-70 factor: MRNTSHHISEEPPVELQRIGDGDEQAFRQLFQYYSPRLNQFAYSIVKIKEAATEIVDDVFIKLWKQREGVPSISNIRVYLYVAVKNSSLNYLSSRAHRQITEPFNHFDIALSHDQAPDEKMISAELQGKITSAIESLPPRCKMIFKLVREDGLRYKDVAEILNLTVNTVDAQMVIAVKRISEKVQAHFTAFPRKAAKK; this comes from the coding sequence TTGCGAAATACTTCACACCATATAAGTGAGGAGCCGCCAGTAGAGCTTCAGCGCATCGGGGATGGTGATGAACAGGCTTTCCGCCAGTTGTTTCAGTACTATAGCCCCCGGCTCAACCAGTTTGCTTATTCCATCGTTAAAATAAAGGAGGCAGCCACGGAAATAGTGGATGATGTATTCATTAAGTTATGGAAGCAAAGGGAGGGGGTACCTTCCATTTCCAATATCCGGGTTTACCTCTATGTGGCGGTAAAGAACAGTTCCCTTAATTATCTTTCCTCCAGGGCCCACCGGCAAATTACGGAACCCTTCAACCATTTTGATATAGCCTTAAGCCACGACCAGGCACCGGATGAAAAAATGATCAGCGCTGAACTACAGGGAAAGATCACATCAGCAATTGAATCCCTGCCGCCCAGGTGCAAGATGATCTTTAAGCTGGTACGTGAGGATGGGCTCCGGTACAAGGATGTGGCCGAGATCCTGAACCTCACGGTAAATACGGTAGACGCCCAAATGGTAATTGCTGTTAAACGTATCTCCGAAAAAGTGCAGGCGCATTTTACCGCTTTCCCCAGAAAGGCAGCCAAAAAATAA